The Catenuloplanes niger genome includes a window with the following:
- a CDS encoding alpha/beta fold hydrolase — MSPAVIRVLRPAGIAVAALLAVLLAAAVAVYTWPLDAGRLHPAGQRLSYPEARARIAEKVAAERADPGILPECRSLALVHEDRPAAASVLMLHGFTDCPVQFAELARVFHERGYNVYVPLAPRHGYPNRDALTQLRAPDLAGYASDALDVTAALGTEAGVIGLSGGGMLATRLTTERPDDVRRLLTISPFYRPAPAQAAPATIRPLVVLYGFGVLPDHVDDKNMSYRALAQYIRLAETMDTGRAGGNLASIAVVTSANDDLIDMGRAASVPRAIAEARGLPLVTHEFPDASGLGHDPVDPNDVGAARDDVYRLYLALYQGRSA, encoded by the coding sequence ATGAGTCCTGCCGTCATACGCGTGCTGCGTCCCGCCGGGATCGCGGTCGCCGCGCTGCTCGCCGTCCTGCTGGCGGCCGCTGTCGCGGTGTACACCTGGCCGCTGGACGCCGGCCGGCTGCACCCGGCCGGACAGCGGCTGAGTTACCCGGAGGCCAGGGCGCGGATCGCCGAGAAGGTGGCGGCGGAGCGGGCCGATCCCGGGATCCTGCCGGAGTGCCGGTCACTGGCGCTGGTGCACGAGGACCGGCCGGCCGCGGCGTCCGTGCTGATGCTGCACGGCTTCACGGACTGCCCGGTGCAGTTCGCGGAGCTGGCGCGGGTGTTCCACGAGCGGGGCTACAACGTGTACGTCCCGCTGGCGCCGCGGCACGGGTACCCGAACCGGGACGCGCTCACCCAGCTGCGCGCGCCGGACCTGGCGGGGTACGCGTCGGACGCGCTGGACGTGACCGCGGCGCTCGGCACCGAGGCCGGCGTGATCGGGCTGTCCGGCGGCGGGATGCTGGCCACCCGGCTGACCACCGAGCGGCCGGACGACGTGCGGCGGCTGCTCACGATCTCGCCGTTCTACCGTCCGGCGCCGGCGCAGGCCGCGCCGGCCACGATCCGGCCGCTGGTCGTGCTCTACGGCTTCGGCGTGCTGCCCGACCACGTGGACGACAAGAACATGTCGTACCGGGCGCTCGCCCAGTACATCCGCCTCGCCGAGACGATGGACACCGGCCGGGCCGGCGGCAACTTGGCCTCGATCGCGGTGGTGACCAGCGCGAACGACGACCTGATCGACATGGGGCGCGCGGCGTCCGTGCCCCGGGCCATCGCGGAGGCCCGTGGCCTGCCGTTGGTCACGCACGAGTTCCCGGACGCGTCCGGCCTCGGTCATGACCCGGTCGATCCGAACGACGTCGGCGCGGCCAGGGACGACGTCTACCGGCTCTACCTGGCCCTCTATCAGGGTCGCTCCGCCTGA
- a CDS encoding ankyrin repeat domain-containing protein — translation MGSDADQRLFEAVYRDDESAAERALADGADPDAAHERLRVSVLALAARRGCEGIVERLLRAGAGVDPVGLRGVTPLRCAVVGGYADMARSLLTHGALAVEPTTNGSVLTVAVSFLSHRSRPANLTVLRLLLEAGAAPAPGEEAPLITAVMLPHAPPAAVRLLLAHGADPDQRRSDGAPAIVLAARRGDHALVDVLLAAGAEVDAQDRHGRTALMHAAERNERRVLGTLLLAGAAVDTVGADGMTAPHLTRGWLEHHHGLESGEERAARGEVPVVRSTVRLAPAGLRLAADERLLRLLADVVDTAVAGLGDDEWERRACKNAGLARSFAVRLRDGSAPSADGAWQQLDITVDELAVVRLALDTLVHGRSTVPNRLELADLLDELQRQHHR, via the coding sequence ATGGGCTCGGATGCCGATCAGCGCCTGTTCGAGGCGGTCTACCGCGATGACGAGTCCGCCGCCGAACGGGCGCTCGCCGACGGCGCGGATCCGGACGCCGCACACGAACGGCTCCGGGTGTCGGTGCTGGCGCTGGCCGCCCGCCGCGGGTGCGAGGGAATCGTGGAGCGCCTGCTGCGCGCGGGGGCCGGCGTCGACCCGGTCGGCCTCCGCGGCGTGACGCCGCTGCGGTGCGCCGTGGTGGGTGGGTACGCGGACATGGCGCGCTCCCTCCTGACCCACGGTGCGCTCGCGGTGGAGCCCACCACCAACGGAAGCGTGCTCACCGTCGCCGTCTCGTTCCTGTCACACCGATCGAGGCCGGCGAACCTGACGGTGCTGCGGCTCCTGCTGGAGGCGGGGGCGGCACCGGCGCCGGGCGAGGAGGCGCCGCTGATCACCGCGGTGATGCTGCCGCACGCACCACCGGCGGCGGTGCGCCTGCTCCTCGCGCACGGCGCGGACCCGGACCAGCGGCGTTCCGACGGCGCGCCGGCGATCGTCCTCGCTGCCCGGCGCGGCGACCACGCCCTGGTGGACGTGCTGCTGGCGGCCGGAGCCGAGGTGGATGCCCAGGACCGGCACGGCCGCACCGCGCTGATGCACGCGGCCGAACGCAACGAGCGGCGCGTCCTCGGCACGCTGCTGCTCGCCGGCGCGGCCGTCGACACGGTCGGCGCGGACGGCATGACCGCGCCGCACCTGACGCGCGGCTGGCTCGAGCACCACCACGGGCTCGAGTCAGGCGAGGAGCGGGCCGCGCGGGGTGAGGTGCCGGTCGTCCGCAGCACGGTGCGCCTGGCGCCGGCCGGCCTGCGCCTCGCCGCCGACGAGCGCCTGCTCCGGCTGCTGGCGGACGTCGTCGACACCGCCGTGGCCGGCCTCGGCGACGACGAGTGGGAACGCCGGGCGTGCAAGAACGCCGGCCTGGCCAGGTCGTTCGCCGTACGGCTGCGCGACGGGAGCGCCCCGTCGGCCGACGGGGCCTGGCAACAGCTCGACATCACCGTGGATGAACTCGCGGTGGTCCGCTTGGCGCTGGACACACTCGTCCACGGTCGATCGACCGTGCCGAACCGGCTGGAGCTCGCCGACCTGCTCGACGAGCTCCAGCGGCAACATCACCGATAG
- a CDS encoding choice-of-anchor M domain-containing protein, producing MNALRRRAAAGSVAATLLAGLIAAGPAHAADAVVLSQGHTDAIDVRYTNGALGLWVNDDTVSPPVSRSVEDVTFQVLPGARTEVPDLEAFAFLGAPGTPIWMLPQVQEPSLLWPGWNTTGLASGTFRDDSVRLSLVGVDGPGAVTVFDTSSLGEPNIRFRSADGLPDRIDVPVHTHAHASWVFGATGRYTLTFRADATLADGTALSTGPVRYRFLVGDAVALSISGLADSYPPGRTVTLQAVRTPQGPDTGYRWYSRRPGADAFTEITGETGAAYRFTATEALSGTEYQVRLADGTTSAPVTLRVTTTPPPGGTSKSVTASIDPSAGALVLSVLPEDRAITLPPAALSPGGDAWETGGALRPVTVTDTRAGAPGWSVSGQVSGGFRTGDGASFGAQHLGWTPTVVSQGAEQGVQAGPVATPGGSGLGTGALLATAPAGQGRGTAKLDAQLRLSVPTETAAGTYTGTLTLTVI from the coding sequence ATGAACGCTCTGCGACGACGGGCCGCCGCCGGCTCGGTCGCGGCAACCCTGCTGGCCGGGCTGATCGCGGCCGGCCCGGCGCACGCCGCCGACGCGGTGGTGCTCTCCCAGGGCCACACCGACGCGATCGACGTGCGGTACACGAACGGCGCGCTCGGGCTGTGGGTCAACGACGACACGGTCAGCCCGCCGGTCTCCCGGTCCGTCGAGGACGTCACGTTCCAGGTGCTCCCCGGCGCGCGGACCGAGGTGCCGGACCTCGAGGCCTTCGCGTTCCTGGGCGCGCCCGGCACGCCGATCTGGATGCTGCCGCAGGTCCAGGAGCCGTCGCTGCTCTGGCCGGGCTGGAACACGACCGGGCTCGCGTCCGGCACGTTCCGCGACGACAGCGTCCGGCTCAGCCTGGTCGGCGTGGACGGGCCGGGCGCGGTGACCGTCTTCGACACCAGCTCGCTCGGCGAGCCGAACATCCGGTTCCGCAGCGCGGACGGGCTGCCCGACCGGATCGACGTGCCGGTCCACACGCACGCGCACGCGAGCTGGGTGTTCGGCGCGACCGGCCGCTACACGCTCACGTTCCGGGCCGACGCCACGCTGGCGGACGGCACCGCGCTGTCCACCGGCCCGGTCCGCTACCGCTTCCTGGTCGGCGACGCGGTCGCGCTCTCGATCAGCGGCCTGGCGGACTCGTACCCGCCCGGCCGGACCGTCACGCTGCAGGCCGTGCGGACGCCGCAGGGCCCGGACACCGGGTATCGCTGGTACAGCCGCCGACCCGGCGCGGACGCGTTCACCGAGATCACCGGCGAGACCGGCGCGGCCTACCGCTTCACCGCGACCGAGGCGCTGAGCGGGACGGAGTACCAGGTCCGGCTCGCGGACGGCACGACGAGCGCACCGGTCACGCTGCGCGTCACCACCACACCACCACCCGGGGGTACGTCGAAGAGCGTCACCGCGTCGATCGACCCGTCGGCCGGCGCGCTCGTGCTGAGCGTGCTGCCGGAGGACCGGGCGATCACGCTGCCGCCGGCCGCGCTCTCCCCCGGCGGTGACGCGTGGGAGACCGGCGGCGCGCTGCGGCCGGTCACGGTGACCGACACCCGCGCCGGCGCGCCCGGCTGGAGCGTCTCCGGGCAGGTCTCCGGCGGGTTCCGCACCGGCGACGGCGCGTCGTTCGGCGCGCAGCACCTCGGCTGGACGCCCACGGTGGTCTCGCAGGGCGCGGAGCAGGGCGTGCAGGCCGGCCCGGTCGCGACGCCGGGCGGGTCCGGCCTCGGCACCGGCGCGCTGCTCGCCACCGCGCCGGCCGGTCAGGGCCGCGGCACCGCGAAGCTCGACGCCCAGCTCCGGCTGAGCGTCCCGACCGAGACCGCGGCCGGCACGTACACCGGCACGCTCACCCTGACCGTCATCTGA
- a CDS encoding WxL protein peptidoglycan domain-containing protein — protein sequence MHRLPALLMTPLLATVPTPAPAPPAPAAPAAITWSVAPAGPAGPDGRPALDYTLDPGATLTDHVVVANHSRRTLTLRLYASDALTTAEGGFDLLPADRAPVDAGAWITPERDTIVLPSTSRVIVPVTVAVPATATPGDHAGGIVASLSARATGPDGSEVSVDHRVGTRVHLRVTGALRPELSVRDPAITRHTSWNPLRLPTLTAAYTVANTGNVRLAGARSIRTAGRVFAAADLPQVLPGGEVRVTATTGGVWPLFRVPVEIAVEPVALDGRVLDPRPPTAVARTTVWLVPWSQLAALGALPALVAAGLLLRRRRRRRTAAALAAAERRGRDRALSSLHALKEPTS from the coding sequence ATGCACAGGCTCCCGGCACTGCTGATGACACCCCTGCTGGCCACCGTCCCGACGCCGGCCCCGGCACCCCCCGCACCGGCCGCACCGGCCGCGATCACCTGGTCCGTCGCGCCCGCCGGGCCGGCCGGACCGGACGGGCGGCCGGCGCTGGACTACACGCTCGACCCCGGTGCCACGCTCACCGACCACGTGGTCGTCGCGAACCACTCGCGACGGACGCTGACGCTGCGGCTCTACGCCAGCGACGCGCTGACCACCGCGGAGGGCGGTTTCGACCTGCTGCCCGCGGACCGCGCGCCGGTCGACGCGGGCGCCTGGATCACGCCGGAGCGCGACACGATCGTGCTGCCGTCCACGTCGCGGGTGATCGTGCCGGTCACGGTCGCGGTCCCGGCCACCGCGACGCCCGGCGACCACGCGGGCGGGATCGTGGCGTCGCTGTCCGCGCGAGCCACCGGGCCGGACGGCTCCGAGGTCTCGGTCGACCACCGGGTCGGCACGCGCGTGCACCTGCGGGTGACCGGCGCGCTGCGCCCGGAGCTGAGCGTGCGCGACCCGGCGATCACCCGGCACACGTCGTGGAACCCGCTGCGCCTGCCCACGCTGACCGCCGCGTACACGGTCGCGAACACCGGGAACGTGCGGCTCGCGGGCGCGCGCTCGATCCGTACCGCCGGACGGGTCTTCGCCGCGGCGGACCTGCCGCAGGTGCTGCCCGGTGGCGAGGTGCGGGTGACCGCGACGACCGGTGGCGTGTGGCCGCTGTTCCGGGTGCCGGTGGAGATCGCGGTGGAGCCGGTCGCGCTGGACGGGCGGGTACTCGATCCACGGCCGCCGACCGCGGTCGCGCGTACCACCGTCTGGCTCGTGCCCTGGTCCCAGCTGGCCGCGCTCGGCGCGCTGCCGGCGCTGGTGGCGGCCGGGCTGCTGCTGCGCCGGCGACGACGCCGACGCACCGCCGCCGCGCTCGCGGCGGCCGAACGGCGCGGCCGGGACCGTGCCCTCTCATCCCTCCATGCCCTGAAGGAGCCGACCTCATGA
- a CDS encoding TIGR03773 family transporter-associated surface protein — translation MRRFRAAAATAAALTLLAVTGAPGAAVAAPAGPSADGADLLSVAAGGGALSVRFRDATGAVHDPAGLTFGPEGGLSTTVPDDPAYAFLGTPGRAVWSLSAGGGRFPSIDTTGVPGTAPLSLRLTGVDGPGGFAAYTVSRWGRPAVLLDSDGPAAATLPAGTRLRNVAWTFDTAGVYRLAFTVAAPAATTGAGGTASAVYTVTVPPLTPAPPAPAPAPPAGGSPAGDFPAGGSVTDDSPATGSTTHAPAADPAPAADLAGAADAAPRARAQAQAPPAGARAAATTAAPASGTVISDGHVDMGPTLENGVWRIRIKDDAASPPVWRELSDVVLKVTDKAKIPVPAGAGYAFLGRPGAPIHLLPQTQQPGIVWPGWNTQHASVTSGVTGDVTWSLKGVQGPGTVALFLTDSFGAPQVLFDSAKAMPQKLPIRLNTHAHGNWAFTAPGLYRLSVEMSATTRSGKAVTDTRTLTIAVGDATDAGAGFTGGAAPGGTTPGGSAPGGGSGGRLPLTGGNVLLTAAAGVALLALGLVAVVVGRRRTVTHDTLPHA, via the coding sequence ATGAGACGTTTCCGGGCGGCCGCCGCGACGGCGGCCGCGCTGACCCTGCTGGCGGTGACCGGCGCGCCGGGTGCGGCCGTCGCCGCGCCGGCCGGCCCGTCCGCGGACGGCGCCGACCTGCTCTCGGTCGCGGCCGGCGGCGGCGCGCTGTCGGTGCGGTTCCGCGACGCGACCGGGGCCGTGCACGATCCGGCCGGGCTGACGTTCGGGCCCGAAGGCGGGCTGTCCACGACCGTGCCGGACGATCCGGCCTACGCGTTCCTGGGCACGCCCGGCCGCGCGGTCTGGTCACTGTCCGCCGGCGGGGGCCGGTTCCCCTCGATCGACACCACCGGGGTGCCCGGCACGGCCCCGCTGTCGCTGCGGTTGACCGGCGTGGACGGTCCCGGTGGGTTCGCCGCCTACACGGTGTCCCGCTGGGGGCGGCCGGCCGTGCTGCTGGACAGCGACGGGCCGGCCGCCGCCACGCTCCCGGCCGGGACCCGGCTGCGGAACGTGGCCTGGACGTTCGACACGGCCGGCGTCTACCGGCTCGCCTTCACCGTCGCCGCCCCGGCCGCGACCACCGGCGCGGGCGGCACCGCGTCGGCGGTCTACACGGTCACGGTGCCGCCGCTCACCCCGGCACCGCCGGCACCCGCCCCGGCACCACCGGCGGGCGGCTCCCCGGCGGGCGATTTCCCGGCGGGCGGCTCGGTCACGGACGACTCGCCCGCGACCGGTTCCACCACGCACGCGCCGGCGGCGGACCCGGCGCCCGCGGCGGACCTCGCCGGTGCGGCCGACGCGGCTCCGCGGGCCCGGGCCCAGGCGCAGGCGCCGCCGGCCGGGGCGAGGGCGGCGGCCACCACGGCCGCGCCCGCGAGCGGCACCGTGATCAGCGACGGTCACGTGGACATGGGCCCCACGCTGGAGAACGGCGTCTGGCGCATCAGGATCAAGGACGACGCGGCCAGCCCACCGGTCTGGCGCGAACTGTCCGACGTGGTGCTGAAGGTGACGGACAAGGCGAAGATCCCGGTCCCGGCCGGGGCCGGCTACGCGTTCCTCGGCCGGCCGGGCGCGCCGATCCACCTGCTGCCGCAGACGCAGCAGCCCGGCATCGTCTGGCCGGGCTGGAACACCCAGCACGCGAGCGTCACGTCCGGCGTGACCGGCGACGTGACCTGGTCGCTCAAGGGCGTGCAGGGCCCCGGCACCGTCGCGCTGTTCCTGACCGACTCGTTCGGGGCGCCGCAGGTGCTGTTCGACTCCGCGAAGGCGATGCCGCAGAAGCTCCCGATCCGGCTGAACACGCACGCGCACGGCAACTGGGCGTTCACCGCGCCCGGCCTCTACCGGCTCTCCGTGGAGATGTCCGCCACCACCAGGTCCGGCAAGGCGGTCACCGACACGCGCACGCTGACGATCGCGGTCGGCGACGCCACCGACGCGGGCGCGGGGTTCACCGGTGGTGCCGCCCCGGGCGGGACCACGCCGGGCGGCTCGGCCCCGGGCGGCGGCAGCGGCGGCCGACTGCCGCTCACCGGCGGGAACGTGCTGCTCACCGCGGCCGCCGGGGTGGCCCTGCTCGCGCTCGGCCTGGTCGCCGTCGTGGTCGGCCGGCGGCGGACCGTGACCCACGACACGCTTCCCCACGCTTAA
- a CDS encoding choice-of-anchor M domain-containing protein: protein MRHSIRLLAGTGAVAAALVAAAGPAQAHPAPTVLSVGHVDAIDVAFEDGELELAIHDENSDSEFAPSEAVLLVKREARTAVPADPAYAFLGAAGAPVWVLPQVQDPQLLFAGLSAEELEPGVLAGDTVRINLTGVSGPGDIAIFTQDAVGTPAVLADDTDGLPDTLSVAAGDHEHVNWAFDRAGTYRLTVTASATLAATGETVTSAPAVYTFRVQR, encoded by the coding sequence ATGCGACACTCCATCCGCCTGCTGGCCGGCACCGGGGCCGTGGCCGCCGCGCTGGTCGCGGCCGCCGGGCCGGCCCAGGCCCACCCGGCGCCGACCGTGCTCAGCGTCGGCCACGTCGACGCGATCGACGTGGCGTTCGAGGACGGCGAGCTCGAGCTCGCGATCCACGACGAGAACTCCGACTCCGAGTTCGCGCCGTCCGAGGCCGTGCTGCTGGTCAAGCGGGAGGCGCGGACCGCGGTCCCGGCCGACCCGGCCTACGCGTTCCTCGGTGCGGCCGGTGCGCCGGTCTGGGTGCTGCCGCAGGTGCAGGACCCGCAGCTGCTCTTCGCCGGCCTCTCCGCCGAGGAGCTGGAGCCCGGTGTCCTCGCCGGCGACACCGTGCGGATCAACCTCACCGGCGTCAGCGGCCCGGGCGACATCGCGATCTTCACGCAGGACGCGGTCGGCACCCCGGCCGTGCTCGCGGACGACACCGACGGCCTGCCCGACACGCTGTCCGTCGCCGCCGGCGACCACGAGCACGTCAACTGGGCGTTCGACCGGGCCGGCACGTACCGGCTGACCGTCACCGCGTCCGCCACGCTGGCCGCGACCGGCGAGACCGTCACGTCCGCGCCGGCCGTCTACACGTTCCGGGTGCAGCGATGA
- a CDS encoding choice-of-anchor M domain-containing protein yields the protein MRGRLLAAALTAAVAGTLVATPAQAAPVTLTAGHVDVLDVDYTGGALTLDLRDGTGATPVERNPADVTLAVPAAAKVTVPSGSAWSFLGTPGSTAWVLPQSQNPSLLYAGWDTTGATGATGLTIRLTGVSGPGRFSVYTTGAFGTPSKLFDSGDGLPDGLAVATGTHAHANWAFGAAGTYTVTFEVTGAGGLSSGARTYTFQVSN from the coding sequence ATGAGGGGCCGGCTGCTCGCCGCCGCGCTGACCGCGGCCGTCGCCGGCACGCTGGTCGCCACCCCGGCGCAGGCCGCGCCGGTCACGCTGACGGCCGGGCACGTGGACGTGCTCGACGTGGACTACACCGGCGGCGCGCTCACGCTGGACCTGCGGGACGGCACCGGCGCCACCCCGGTCGAGCGGAACCCGGCGGACGTCACGCTCGCCGTGCCGGCCGCCGCGAAGGTGACCGTGCCCAGCGGGTCCGCCTGGTCGTTCCTCGGCACGCCGGGCAGCACGGCCTGGGTGCTGCCGCAGTCGCAGAACCCGAGCCTGCTCTACGCGGGCTGGGACACGACCGGGGCCACCGGCGCCACCGGGCTGACGATCCGGCTCACCGGCGTCAGCGGGCCGGGCCGGTTCAGCGTCTACACGACCGGCGCGTTCGGCACGCCGAGCAAGCTGTTCGACTCCGGTGACGGCCTGCCGGACGGCCTGGCCGTGGCGACCGGCACGCACGCGCACGCGAACTGGGCGTTCGGCGCGGCCGGCACCTACACCGTGACGTTCGAGGTCACCGGCGCGGGCGGACTGAGCTCGGGCGCGCGGACGTACACCTTCCAGGTCTCTAACTAG